Proteins encoded within one genomic window of Actinoplanes octamycinicus:
- a CDS encoding DUF5994 family protein — MPLASLSPPLPPRLRLEPTCSTHTLLDGGWWPRSTDPVTELPGLVLAIDTLRGPVTRLILSADGWNTHPQRLGVAGRVLRLGYFTSQVPSLLTAICANRSRVDLLVVPPHTTAAAAGAAMILAATASNLIHAQHIPLTPSAPPPVAAAEDAWEDEGGHLAGSSPAPPRRQAIR, encoded by the coding sequence ATGCCACTCGCCTCCCTGTCGCCGCCACTGCCCCCACGACTGCGCCTGGAACCCACCTGCTCCACTCATACCCTGCTGGACGGCGGCTGGTGGCCGCGTTCGACCGATCCCGTGACCGAACTGCCCGGCCTCGTGCTGGCCATTGACACCCTCCGCGGACCCGTGACCCGGCTGATCCTCAGCGCCGACGGCTGGAACACCCACCCTCAGCGTCTGGGCGTGGCCGGACGCGTCCTGCGGCTGGGCTACTTCACCAGCCAGGTTCCCAGTCTGCTCACCGCGATCTGCGCCAACCGCTCGCGCGTTGACCTGCTGGTCGTCCCCCCGCACACCACGGCCGCCGCAGCGGGCGCCGCGATGATCCTCGCTGCCACCGCCTCCAACCTCATTCACGCCCAGCACATCCCCCTGACACCCAGCGCACCACCACCAGTCGCCGCGGCCGAGGACGCCTGGGAGGACGAGGGCGGCCACTTGGCCGGCAGCAGTCCGGCGCCGCCGCGCCGACAGGCGATCCGATGA
- a CDS encoding nitroreductase yields MDLYLDPDRMNGGRGRIGHLDMISCGAALHHARLALAAQGWRATVHRRPRPGSTHHVAHLRIDGPAPVSAGTAGLARAIRQRHTDLRPVTGSPLGALDLRTLSRAFTSPDISVHILRPDEILTLTLAAAHARHVEATEAQWHEQLTLWTGADRILGTVDRLRLPTRPGDHDRAATFAVLHGRGDQDIEWLHAGETLSTGWLVATQLAVSVLPFSAPIENTQAREALSRAVPDLNHPYLMMRLGRHTSAASASPSVRLDAAEIFGAPHPL; encoded by the coding sequence ATGGACCTGTATCTGGATCCCGATCGCATGAACGGCGGCCGCGGCCGCATCGGGCACCTCGACATGATCAGTTGTGGGGCAGCCCTGCACCACGCCCGTCTCGCCCTGGCCGCCCAGGGCTGGCGGGCGACCGTCCACCGACGCCCCCGCCCGGGCAGCACCCACCACGTGGCGCATCTGCGCATCGACGGACCCGCCCCGGTGAGCGCCGGCACCGCCGGACTGGCCCGGGCCATCCGGCAGCGGCACACCGACCTGCGCCCCGTCACCGGCAGCCCGCTCGGGGCACTCGATCTGCGGACCCTCAGCCGAGCATTCACCTCACCCGACATCAGCGTGCACATCCTGCGCCCCGATGAAATCCTCACGCTCACGCTAGCGGCCGCCCACGCGCGGCACGTCGAGGCAACCGAGGCGCAATGGCACGAACAACTGACGCTGTGGACCGGCGCCGACCGCATCCTGGGCACCGTCGACCGCCTGCGCCTGCCCACCCGGCCCGGAGACCACGACCGGGCGGCGACCTTCGCCGTTCTGCACGGTCGAGGCGATCAAGACATCGAGTGGCTGCACGCCGGCGAGACACTCTCCACCGGCTGGCTGGTCGCCACCCAACTGGCCGTGTCGGTACTACCGTTCAGCGCACCGATCGAGAACACCCAGGCCCGCGAAGCCCTGAGCCGTGCCGTGCCGGACCTCAACCATCCGTACCTGATGATGCGACTGGGCAGGCACACGTCCGCAGCCAGCGCCTCACCCTCCGTGCGGCTCGATGCCGCCGAGATCTTTGGAGCACCACACCCCCTGTGA
- a CDS encoding glycoside hydrolase family 9 protein, whose translation MPRAYRNAILALLLMVGVTVMARPSQAAEPAYNYGEALQKSLLFYEAQIAGKKPDWSRVSWRGDAAMTDGADAGLDLTGGWFDAGDHVKFGLPMAFSTTMLAWGAVQNRAAYAASGQLTHLLNNLRVPNDYFIKAHPSATVLYGQVGNGDADHKWWGPAEVLPMARPAYKIDATCGGSDLAGETAAAMAASSMVFRPTDPAYADTLLTHAKQLYTFADTVRRAYSECITDAAAFYKSWSGYADELVWGAIWLYRATGDTSYLAKAEAGYDAQGNEPQSTTKSYKWTIAWDNKQFGNYVLLAQLTGKQKYLDDANRWLDWFTVGVNGDKVRTSPGGQVFVDSWGSLRYAANTAFAALVYSGVTTDQTRKARYHDFAVRQINYALGDNPRKASYVIGFGANPPKNPHHRTAHGSWWDSQQVPEQTRHTLYGALVGGPSAPDDKYADNRGDYVMNEVATDYNAGFTSALAALQGEFGGAPLANFPQAEKPDIAEMSVETTVMQNETRSTGIKAIVYNKSAFPARALTHARFRYYFTRDDDSALAVSSPYTQGCPGPTAARQASGSLWYVEVDCTGWTIAPAGQSAHRMEVQLKIGVVEGGRWDPSNDPSYQATAGPNATVPLYEGSTLVWGAEPGGPTTSPSPSPSVSDSPSPSPSPSASASPAPTGPCRVGYSTNDWGSGFTATVTVTNTSQTTINTWKLLFAYDAGQRAGQAWSATVTQSGTQVTATNLTYNGTLAPGASTSFGFNGTTTGTNPRPTAFTLNGATCTIA comes from the coding sequence ATGCCACGGGCGTATCGGAACGCCATACTCGCGCTGCTGCTCATGGTGGGTGTCACCGTCATGGCGCGGCCCTCCCAGGCCGCCGAGCCGGCCTACAACTACGGCGAGGCGCTGCAGAAGTCGCTGCTGTTCTACGAGGCCCAGATCGCCGGCAAGAAGCCCGACTGGAGCCGGGTCTCCTGGCGCGGCGACGCGGCGATGACCGACGGCGCCGACGCCGGCCTGGACCTCACCGGCGGCTGGTTCGACGCCGGTGACCACGTCAAGTTCGGGCTGCCGATGGCGTTCAGCACCACCATGCTGGCCTGGGGCGCGGTGCAGAACCGGGCCGCCTACGCCGCCTCCGGCCAGCTCACCCACCTGCTGAACAACCTGCGCGTACCGAACGACTACTTCATCAAGGCGCACCCGTCGGCCACCGTCCTGTACGGCCAGGTGGGCAACGGCGACGCGGACCACAAGTGGTGGGGACCGGCCGAGGTGCTGCCGATGGCGCGTCCGGCGTACAAGATAGACGCCACCTGTGGTGGCAGCGACCTGGCCGGGGAGACGGCCGCCGCGATGGCCGCCAGCTCGATGGTCTTCCGCCCGACCGATCCGGCCTACGCCGACACGCTGCTCACCCACGCCAAGCAGCTGTACACCTTCGCGGACACGGTGCGGCGCGCCTACTCGGAGTGCATCACCGACGCGGCTGCCTTCTACAAGTCGTGGAGTGGTTACGCCGACGAGCTGGTGTGGGGCGCGATCTGGCTCTACCGGGCGACCGGCGACACGTCGTATCTGGCGAAGGCCGAGGCCGGCTACGACGCGCAGGGCAACGAGCCGCAGAGCACCACCAAGTCCTACAAGTGGACGATCGCCTGGGACAACAAGCAGTTCGGCAACTATGTGCTGCTCGCCCAGCTGACCGGCAAGCAGAAGTATCTCGACGACGCGAACCGCTGGCTGGACTGGTTCACCGTCGGGGTGAACGGTGACAAGGTGCGCACCTCCCCCGGCGGCCAGGTCTTCGTGGACAGCTGGGGATCGCTGCGCTACGCGGCCAACACCGCCTTCGCCGCGCTGGTCTACAGCGGCGTGACGACCGATCAGACCCGCAAGGCGCGCTACCACGACTTCGCGGTCCGGCAGATCAACTACGCGCTCGGCGACAACCCGCGCAAGGCCAGCTACGTGATCGGCTTCGGCGCGAACCCGCCGAAGAACCCGCACCACCGCACCGCGCACGGCTCCTGGTGGGACAGCCAGCAGGTGCCCGAGCAGACCCGGCACACCCTGTACGGCGCGCTGGTCGGCGGCCCGTCCGCGCCGGACGACAAGTACGCCGACAACCGCGGCGATTACGTGATGAACGAGGTGGCCACCGACTACAACGCCGGTTTCACCTCGGCGCTGGCCGCGCTGCAGGGTGAGTTCGGTGGCGCTCCGCTGGCGAACTTCCCGCAGGCCGAGAAGCCGGACATCGCCGAGATGTCGGTGGAGACCACGGTGATGCAGAACGAGACGCGCAGCACCGGGATCAAGGCGATCGTCTACAACAAGTCGGCGTTCCCGGCGCGGGCGCTGACCCACGCGCGGTTCCGCTACTACTTCACCCGCGACGACGACTCGGCGCTGGCCGTGTCGTCGCCCTACACCCAGGGCTGCCCCGGCCCGACCGCGGCCAGGCAGGCGTCCGGTTCGCTCTGGTACGTCGAGGTGGACTGCACCGGCTGGACGATCGCCCCGGCCGGCCAGTCCGCGCACCGGATGGAGGTCCAGCTCAAGATCGGGGTGGTCGAGGGCGGCCGGTGGGATCCGTCCAACGACCCGTCGTACCAGGCCACGGCCGGTCCGAACGCGACCGTGCCGCTCTACGAGGGCAGCACGCTGGTCTGGGGCGCCGAGCCGGGCGGACCGACCACGAGTCCCAGCCCGAGCCCCAGCGTCAGCGACAGCCCGAGTCCGAGCCCGAGTCCGAGCGCCAGCGCCAGCCCGGCCCCGACCGGCCCGTGCCGCGTCGGCTACAGCACCAACGACTGGGGTTCCGGCTTCACCGCCACCGTCACGGTCACCAACACCAGCCAGACCACGATCAACACCTGGAAACTGCTCTTCGCGTACGACGCGGGCCAGCGCGCCGGGCAGGCGTGGTCGGCGACCGTCACCCAGTCCGGCACCCAGGTGACCGCTACGAACCTCACCTACAACGGCACCCTGGCGCCCGGAGCGTCCACCAGCTTCGGTTTCAACGGCACCACCACCGGTACGAACCCGCGCCCGACAGCCTTCACCCTGAACGGCGCCACCTGCACCATCGCCTGA
- a CDS encoding glycosyltransferase family 39 protein, which produces MDTTTTILDRVSPADTGRSGSSTERRPWLALTLILVIAAAVRLYRFPGVPHGLNQDEVSAGYETLSLLSAGTDRWGTRWPAYFTAFGSGQNVLLSYLNMPFVAVLGPTPLAVRLLPALLGVLTVAVTYALTTRLAGRRAGILAALLLVACPWHVMMSRWSLESNLLPPVMLIAVWLLVVAHQSERRWLLPVSLMPMALVFYAYAAATLVVVLFVAGFLAVRFGTVRRRPLATTASVALFGLVALPYGMFLLVNQILHRAPGWVSALPFGVPLLPGSRVSEINTDSLVADNVRFAVRGFDDGLPWNVMSPYLPFGLVIIPLAAVGGYFALRRRTDVPLLWLGATLPMFFLVQLNVNRINALFLPLIILAALGLDGIARSIAEARAGRAVIAAVLSVALLYHAAFVQDYFTGYNDLVRTRFAAGLDRALTVAERHTAPGQPVYLSDGIPLNYLYLLFYRDVDPREFRAHAQIELRGSVYFVRNYRSFYFHQDDPALIASPEYLGIYRVDEPKKCAGTTPVTRRKVASVGAFWVVRCSR; this is translated from the coding sequence ATGGACACCACTACCACCATCCTGGACCGGGTGTCCCCCGCGGACACCGGCCGGTCCGGATCGAGCACGGAACGCCGGCCATGGCTCGCGCTGACGCTGATCCTGGTGATCGCGGCGGCCGTCCGGCTCTACCGGTTCCCGGGGGTGCCGCACGGGCTGAACCAGGATGAGGTGTCGGCCGGTTACGAGACGCTGTCGCTGCTCAGCGCCGGCACCGACCGGTGGGGCACCCGCTGGCCCGCCTACTTCACCGCTTTCGGCAGCGGGCAGAACGTGCTGCTGTCGTACCTCAACATGCCCTTCGTCGCGGTCCTCGGTCCGACGCCGCTGGCCGTGCGGCTGCTGCCGGCCCTGCTCGGCGTGCTGACCGTCGCGGTCACCTACGCGCTCACCACCCGGCTCGCCGGGCGCCGGGCCGGGATCCTCGCGGCGCTGCTGCTGGTGGCCTGTCCGTGGCACGTGATGATGTCGCGCTGGTCGCTGGAGTCGAACCTGCTGCCACCGGTGATGCTGATCGCGGTCTGGCTGCTGGTGGTGGCCCACCAGTCGGAGCGGCGCTGGCTGCTGCCGGTATCGCTGATGCCGATGGCGCTGGTCTTCTACGCCTACGCGGCGGCGACCCTGGTGGTCGTGCTGTTCGTGGCCGGTTTCCTGGCGGTCCGGTTCGGCACGGTACGCCGCCGCCCGCTCGCCACCACGGCCAGCGTCGCCCTGTTCGGCCTGGTGGCGCTGCCGTACGGAATGTTCCTGCTGGTCAACCAGATCCTGCACCGGGCGCCGGGCTGGGTGTCCGCGCTGCCGTTCGGGGTGCCACTGCTGCCCGGCAGCCGGGTCTCGGAGATCAACACGGACAGCCTGGTCGCCGACAACGTGCGCTTCGCCGTGCGGGGCTTCGACGACGGCCTGCCGTGGAACGTGATGTCGCCCTACCTGCCGTTCGGCCTGGTGATCATCCCGCTCGCCGCGGTCGGCGGCTACTTCGCCCTCCGGCGCCGGACCGACGTCCCGCTGCTCTGGCTGGGCGCCACCCTGCCGATGTTCTTCCTGGTCCAGCTCAACGTCAACCGGATCAACGCGCTCTTCCTCCCGCTGATCATCCTGGCCGCGCTGGGCCTGGACGGGATCGCCCGGTCGATCGCCGAGGCCCGCGCCGGCCGCGCGGTGATCGCCGCCGTCCTGTCGGTGGCGCTGCTCTACCACGCCGCCTTCGTCCAGGACTACTTCACCGGCTACAACGACCTGGTCCGCACCCGGTTCGCCGCCGGCCTGGACCGGGCGCTGACCGTCGCCGAACGCCACACCGCGCCCGGCCAGCCGGTCTACCTCTCCGACGGCATCCCGCTCAACTACCTCTACCTGCTGTTCTACCGCGACGTCGACCCGCGCGAGTTCCGCGCCCACGCGCAGATCGAGCTGCGCGGCAGTGTCTACTTCGTCCGCAACTACCGGTCGTTCTACTTCCACCAGGACGATCCGGCGCTGATCGCCTCCCCGGAATACCTCGGGATCTACCGAGTCGACGAGCCGAAGAAGTGCGCCGGGACGACCCCGGTCACCAGGCGCAAGGTGGCCTCGGTCGGCGCCTTCTGGGTCGTCCGGTGCAGCCGCTGA
- a CDS encoding LacI family DNA-binding transcriptional regulator translates to MATIYDVAQRAQVSPATVSRVLNGQATVDPDLAARVQSAVRDLNYRPNSVARNLRRSRTTLWAVIISDVANPFFTALVRGVEDVAQRAGYSVVLCNSDEDPGKEARYVTAALEDQMAGVIISSAGESANVNRLIEAGTPVVAIDRQISGARVDSVLVDNEHGAELATTHLIDHGYRRIACITGPSQLSTAVQRLRGYQRALTARGLAAPAELVRHADFREDGGYTAMASLLDAGDPPDALFAANNLMTVGAVECLVDRGVTIPAGMGVVGFDEIPGARLFRPSLTTIAQPTYELGRTAATLLAERIAEPDRPQSTVTLLTELKVRESSRR, encoded by the coding sequence ATGGCGACCATCTATGACGTCGCGCAGCGAGCGCAGGTCTCCCCGGCCACCGTCTCCCGGGTGCTCAACGGTCAGGCCACCGTCGACCCGGATCTGGCCGCCCGGGTGCAGAGCGCGGTCCGCGATCTCAACTACCGACCGAACAGCGTGGCCCGCAACCTGCGCCGCAGCCGCACCACGCTGTGGGCGGTGATCATCTCCGACGTGGCGAACCCGTTCTTCACCGCGCTGGTCCGCGGCGTCGAGGACGTCGCCCAGCGGGCCGGCTACTCGGTGGTGCTGTGCAACAGCGACGAGGACCCGGGTAAGGAGGCGAGGTACGTCACCGCCGCCCTGGAGGACCAGATGGCCGGCGTGATCATCTCCAGCGCCGGGGAATCGGCGAACGTCAACCGGCTGATCGAGGCGGGCACTCCGGTCGTGGCGATCGACCGGCAGATCAGCGGCGCCCGGGTGGACAGCGTCCTGGTCGACAACGAGCACGGCGCCGAGTTGGCCACCACGCACCTGATCGACCACGGCTACCGGCGGATCGCCTGCATCACCGGGCCGAGCCAGCTGTCGACGGCGGTGCAGCGGCTGCGCGGCTACCAGCGGGCGTTGACCGCGCGCGGGCTGGCGGCCCCGGCCGAGCTGGTCCGGCACGCCGACTTCCGGGAGGACGGCGGGTACACCGCGATGGCGTCGCTGCTGGACGCGGGCGACCCGCCGGACGCGCTGTTCGCCGCCAACAACCTGATGACCGTCGGCGCGGTCGAGTGCCTGGTCGACCGGGGCGTCACCATCCCGGCCGGGATGGGCGTGGTCGGGTTCGACGAGATCCCCGGGGCGCGGCTGTTCCGGCCGTCGCTGACCACGATCGCGCAGCCGACCTACGAGCTGGGCCGGACCGCGGCGACGCTGCTGGCCGAGCGGATCGCCGAGCCGGACCGGCCACAGTCGACAGTCACCCTGCTCACCGAGCTGAAGGTGCGGGAGAGCAGCCGGCGCTGA
- a CDS encoding RICIN domain-containing protein, with protein MQRSTRALAALTAGFAAAAPLPAPPPLHQGSIVTWSDSTRCLTGGAVGSVLSTRPCSNGAVGQQWFQASTGAFYNGENCVRAEGTVVRVAPCDGADPAQDWWFVKVIRSGRHGRCLTEETVDRAGTGTVRLRDCTWRRDQKWRSGS; from the coding sequence ATGCAGCGAAGCACCCGGGCGCTGGCCGCGCTCACCGCCGGATTCGCGGCCGCCGCGCCCCTTCCGGCGCCGCCGCCACTGCATCAGGGCTCGATCGTGACCTGGTCGGACAGCACCCGGTGCCTGACCGGCGGGGCGGTCGGCAGCGTCCTGAGCACCCGGCCGTGCTCGAACGGGGCGGTGGGCCAGCAGTGGTTCCAGGCGAGCACCGGCGCGTTCTACAACGGCGAGAACTGCGTTCGCGCGGAAGGCACCGTGGTCCGGGTCGCGCCCTGCGACGGCGCCGATCCGGCGCAGGACTGGTGGTTCGTCAAGGTGATCCGCAGCGGCCGCCACGGCCGGTGCCTCACCGAGGAGACCGTCGACCGGGCCGGCACCGGAACGGTCCGCCTGCGCGACTGCACCTGGCGCCGCGACCAGAAGTGGCGCTCCGGCTCCTGA
- a CDS encoding nucleotidyltransferase domain-containing protein: protein MDPVDVARELVLDRFPAAEWAMLTGSVVGPRRTAGSDLDIVVLDETDPGHRESLRHRGWPVEFFVHTSDRLAGFLASELAQRKPSTHRMLADGVVLCGDPGELPARCGEILAAGPGPLTTAEQDWLRYGLTDGLDDLRHATDPGERTVIAATLWTGTAEAFLSLAGRWLSTGKWLLRDLREHDPAFAERWLASRDDPAALATEVLDSAGGPLFEGYRA, encoded by the coding sequence GTGGATCCGGTGGATGTCGCCCGCGAACTGGTCCTCGATCGTTTCCCGGCGGCCGAGTGGGCGATGCTCACCGGCAGCGTGGTCGGCCCGCGCCGCACGGCCGGCTCCGACCTGGACATCGTGGTGCTCGACGAGACCGACCCGGGCCATCGGGAGAGCCTGCGGCACCGGGGCTGGCCGGTGGAGTTCTTCGTGCACACCAGCGACCGGCTCGCCGGCTTCCTGGCGAGCGAGCTGGCCCAGCGCAAGCCGAGCACGCATCGCATGCTGGCGGACGGCGTCGTCCTCTGCGGCGACCCGGGAGAGCTCCCGGCGCGGTGCGGCGAGATCCTCGCCGCCGGGCCCGGCCCGCTCACCACCGCCGAGCAGGACTGGCTCCGGTACGGCCTGACCGACGGCCTCGACGACCTGCGTCACGCCACCGACCCCGGTGAACGCACAGTGATCGCCGCGACGCTGTGGACCGGCACCGCCGAGGCGTTCCTCTCGCTGGCCGGCCGCTGGTTGAGCACCGGCAAGTGGCTCCTGCGCGACCTGCGTGAACACGACCCGGCGTTCGCCGAGCGCTGGCTGGCGTCGCGCGACGACCCGGCCGCGCTCGCCACCGAGGTGCTGGACAGCGCCGGCGGCCCCCTGTTCGAGGGCTACCGTGCGTAG
- a CDS encoding AAA family ATPase, with protein sequence MNSESPRGLLVIVCGLPGSGKTTTAKEIATRRRGVRLGPDEWMAALGVTLWDAEMRDRIEALQWSLARELLSVGTTVIIEWGTWARSERDALRLQARQLGAAVQLVHLDVPNDELWRRIQARAMEDPPIQRSDLDRWRRQFEPPDEREFALYDPRPAE encoded by the coding sequence GTGAACAGTGAATCGCCGCGCGGGCTCCTCGTCATCGTCTGCGGGCTCCCGGGGAGCGGAAAGACCACCACGGCCAAGGAGATCGCCACGCGGCGGCGGGGTGTCCGGCTCGGTCCCGACGAATGGATGGCCGCGCTCGGCGTCACCCTGTGGGACGCCGAGATGCGCGACCGCATAGAAGCCCTGCAGTGGTCGCTCGCCCGGGAACTCCTGAGCGTCGGCACCACCGTGATCATCGAGTGGGGGACGTGGGCCCGCTCCGAACGTGATGCCCTCCGGCTCCAGGCGCGGCAGCTCGGCGCCGCGGTCCAGCTCGTACACCTCGACGTCCCGAACGACGAACTCTGGCGCCGCATCCAGGCGCGCGCCATGGAGGACCCGCCCATCCAGCGGTCCGACCTCGACCGATGGCGCCGCCAGTTCGAGCCCCCGGACGAGCGGGAGTTCGCGCTTTATGACCCGCGGCCCGCAGAGTGA
- a CDS encoding alpha/beta hydrolase family protein, protein MRKHRRIIAAFLLTAVAVGAVNTPAAASPAIDRGALLAQHPLTTYESGAEVGSALTAAGFHTPSSRYGVSLHQLVYRTVDAHGRPTAASGLLVLPRTGDRHLRTVSFGHGTSVYRGDAPSVAPDDMFLSGPAITFASTGFAAVAPDYLGLGAGAGPHPWMDVPTETSASLDLLRAARTFVARQGRTLDREVYAAGFSQGASAALGLARALQGGADPWFRPAAVAPISGAYAMRRVEIPAVFTPEVTPKLGAAYMAYLLSSYDRLHDIYRDPRDVFAAGYTGMGELFDASHPGPEVIAGVPDSVGELLTPRGRELLLHPNARFAAALREADSVCEWQPAVPVRLYVSPGDEQAVTGNATACRSSFAARGARVPAVDVGVDRSFSGMVHEGAELLAVPRIAEWFSALAGSH, encoded by the coding sequence ATGCGAAAACATCGACGGATCATCGCGGCATTCCTGCTCACGGCGGTCGCCGTGGGGGCGGTGAACACGCCCGCCGCCGCGTCACCGGCCATCGACCGCGGTGCGCTGCTGGCGCAGCACCCGCTGACCACCTACGAGTCCGGGGCCGAGGTCGGCTCGGCGCTCACCGCCGCGGGTTTCCACACCCCGAGTTCCCGGTACGGCGTGAGCCTGCACCAACTCGTCTACCGCACGGTCGACGCCCACGGCCGTCCCACCGCGGCCAGCGGTCTGCTGGTCCTGCCCCGCACCGGCGACCGCCACCTGCGGACGGTGTCGTTCGGCCATGGCACCTCGGTCTACCGCGGCGACGCCCCGTCGGTCGCCCCGGACGACATGTTCCTGTCCGGCCCGGCGATCACCTTCGCGTCCACCGGGTTCGCCGCGGTCGCCCCGGACTACCTGGGACTGGGCGCCGGCGCCGGCCCGCACCCGTGGATGGACGTGCCGACCGAGACCAGCGCCTCGCTCGACCTGCTCCGGGCGGCCCGCACGTTCGTCGCCCGGCAGGGCCGCACCCTGGACCGGGAGGTGTACGCGGCCGGCTTCTCGCAGGGGGCGTCGGCCGCGCTCGGGCTGGCCCGGGCCCTGCAGGGCGGGGCGGACCCGTGGTTCCGGCCGGCCGCGGTCGCCCCGATCAGCGGGGCCTACGCGATGCGGCGGGTGGAGATCCCGGCGGTGTTCACGCCCGAGGTGACGCCGAAGCTGGGGGCGGCGTACATGGCGTACCTGCTGTCGTCCTACGACCGGCTGCACGACATCTACCGCGACCCGCGCGACGTGTTCGCCGCGGGCTACACCGGCATGGGCGAGCTGTTCGACGCCAGCCACCCCGGCCCGGAGGTGATCGCCGGTGTGCCGGACTCGGTCGGCGAGCTGCTCACCCCGCGCGGGCGGGAGCTGCTGCTGCACCCGAACGCCCGGTTCGCCGCGGCGCTGCGCGAGGCGGACAGCGTCTGCGAGTGGCAGCCGGCGGTGCCGGTGCGGCTTTACGTCAGCCCCGGCGACGAGCAGGCGGTCACCGGGAACGCCACGGCGTGCCGGTCGTCGTTCGCCGCTCGCGGCGCCCGGGTCCCGGCGGTCGACGTGGGCGTGGACCGCTCCTTCAGCGGGATGGTCCACGAGGGCGCCGAGCTGCTGGCCGTGCCGCGGATCGCGGAGTGGTTCAGCGCCCTGGCCGGGTCCCACTGA
- a CDS encoding LysR family transcriptional regulator, which translates to MTIKICDTCGVELRQLEYFVAVAEEQHFSRAAERLHVVQSAVSAAIKTLERELGVPLFDRNAKRVLLTDAGAALLPRARTALDAARDARDAVDEVRGGLRGTLRLGVLTSIRLLDLPALLGEYHRRHPGVLLQTSAAPSGSAGLVTALTEHRLDLAFVSLPGPPPPGIRLLPLASAQLDLVVPPGHPLAGRESVPITELAGLDFIDSPAGYGNRAVADRAFAAAGVRRRVTIEISDIGTGADYVRHGLGITLLPRFLLDGITGVAVLPVTGADLRWPLSLAMPADRTPGAATRALIDLVS; encoded by the coding sequence GTGACCATCAAGATCTGCGATACTTGCGGCGTGGAGCTGCGCCAGCTGGAGTACTTCGTCGCGGTCGCCGAGGAGCAGCACTTCTCCCGGGCCGCCGAGCGGCTGCACGTGGTCCAGTCCGCGGTGTCCGCCGCGATCAAGACGCTGGAGCGCGAGCTCGGCGTCCCGCTGTTCGACCGCAACGCCAAGCGGGTGCTGCTCACCGACGCCGGCGCGGCCCTGCTGCCGCGCGCCCGGACCGCCCTGGACGCGGCCCGCGACGCCCGGGACGCGGTCGACGAGGTGCGCGGCGGCCTGCGCGGCACGCTGCGGCTCGGCGTGCTCACCTCGATCCGGCTGCTCGACCTGCCCGCCCTGCTCGGTGAGTACCATCGCCGCCACCCCGGCGTGCTGCTGCAGACCAGCGCCGCCCCGTCCGGCTCGGCCGGCCTGGTCACCGCACTCACCGAGCACCGTCTCGACCTGGCCTTCGTCTCGCTGCCCGGCCCGCCGCCACCCGGCATCCGGCTGCTCCCCCTGGCGTCCGCGCAGCTCGACCTGGTGGTGCCGCCCGGCCACCCGCTCGCCGGCCGGGAGTCGGTGCCGATCACCGAGCTGGCCGGCCTGGACTTCATCGACTCGCCGGCCGGTTACGGCAACCGGGCGGTGGCCGACCGGGCGTTCGCCGCGGCCGGGGTCCGCCGCCGGGTCACCATCGAGATCAGCGACATCGGCACCGGCGCCGACTACGTGCGGCACGGGCTCGGGATCACCCTGCTGCCCCGGTTCCTGCTGGACGGGATCACCGGAGTGGCGGTGCTGCCGGTGACCGGCGCGGACCTGCGCTGGCCGTTGTCGCTGGCGATGCCCGCCGACCGCACGCCGGGCGCCGCCACCCGCGCGCTGATCGACCTGGTGTCGTAG